Proteins from one Toxotes jaculatrix isolate fToxJac2 chromosome 13, fToxJac2.pri, whole genome shotgun sequence genomic window:
- the prrc2a gene encoding protein PRRC2A isoform X2 gives MSERSGQTAKGKEGKTKYASLNLFDTYKGKSLETQKPVVPPRHGLQSLGKVASARRMPPPANLPSLKAENKGNDPNVSLVPKDGTGWASKQELADPKSTDALSAPQPESQQPVASQTPAPTRPRTPPASEALAPASTQAVGARSWAQASVTHGTQGDGGKGSNLPSPFSREEFPTLQAAGDQDRAGREQGTADQWYGPGPSLRPPNVTSWRDGGGRALAPTLSGEGAAEGGTGGALVIDGAAGVPPPNSQTHGPPRNPPAGSPALPLPQPPVGPGFPPYRGIMPPFMYPPYLPFPAPYGPQGPYRYPPPGEGPAPRFSRGQGGPDSRPQGSPRDAGGEVVKRPSILKQDDLKELDELDHDGDEGWAGAHEEIDYSAKLKFSDDEGEEEAEDDRTESKDDLREQQRSQDAPPATSRSRASDSGGDTRRTPPSNVDNGPQPPSSKPGWAEEGGSGWVGQGAPSNYQGRRPGLGGPREQPSPPPGPLLGQGPYSFYRQDRPHNQGVSLGPGKPGPTQHQPAAGGPTAPSQPGVLVHGAQGDDEDETWRQRRKQSSSEISAAVERARRRREEEERRMEEERRAACAEKLKRLDEKQQQQQGSNVGGGGSSSKTPSLDGNSTVATAGSPSPSISASASSPNISQPPSPCVDPEEPPVLAVQPGTGPVVSDRQRANSNSSYDSSADVQQCPPPAVSQPQQPTLDVPLPVESKEETTVSPHIRAGSGSERGVDPVKIENIGGTAGRQASGPPGQGYSKYQKSLPPRFQRQQQLLKQQQQWQQQQQQQQQQHSQASQSQLSPQPQPPQGPSPGSTPQAGPGPKQGGPLFQPSNMVRPPPLPMNFDPRWMMMPYMDPRMMQGRPPPMDYYSAGMHPSGLIGRERSDSGGSGSDPFDRQQQHPGHPHRGTPPMDPKLAWGPEVFPGGGEGRGLTSPLRQKQALEDDDVSKGPRSDTPPHRMREGGLGPIQQPISSSGTTNQTPPPPVGTQVGTQGGSHHPHHYMGGRGNYSNFPDQGARMQPHQQQQQRASERGNQPHGFSHQDEGPPRGSQQGQIWGAPHPHYDRNGRADLPPVEGNSHLHHHHSHHPQQPHFPLHSHKPENTRDRVVEAPAKKTDSSPPLHQPSLSSSCSSSSSSSSAREDGSVKVALHHHPSQREGEAGIGHSLGERGNSGNAGSNSHVKQEKTGPAYAPHTSMTSSPPPSQHGSHTQPQQQQQHPHPKPNQRGGREHKTETQWGPRPGSNMGGGSSHGRRANNAGGGNSGRGGEDSSNIPSDHKSSNQTGGSNASKRAGPIKKPVLKEMKREGGEADGGEKTNPGFGKDKDQDGGHPASTKQEASSISQNTSAPSKDEPAQTAKPRNGGKERSSGGGGGGSGRGPKDVDTTSSGFSGSSSRRDRDRSFERGGNTSHHHGVPAKGSRASRGRGGEFYGRGRGYRGTYTASAGATGSSRGRMGGRSGRDYRSSVGGGHHQESKGEGTGGRHGQDRSQHNPARARNRSETRSEGSEYEEIPKRRRERGSETGSESGASDLGHSDKEDNQKPNTKNGSDNANTTGSGIMSSAPPRGSQARVFTPRGVPSRRGRGGGSGGGTIYRSSGNVGGTPGGHRVGPSSGSHGGSSKSSASARKQQGPPQTSGPKDLGRGGNGGEKKDKIADSSQTQTQGTNPPQPSLPATAPATLGSTENGGVVTQQASTNSTSNAGGPNALPLPANRGFPPSGFERPPRRRRHGRSQHQQDKPPRFRKLKERENAARINGGVGVIGGGRPSSPSLNSVQDSNGAPIPAPMTGNAQNANHNATLTTNSNSGGGHLGNANSHHHHHYNQGNAGPTHPQHHHSHGAKSPDFTNQNSDQANEEWETASESSDFTEFRDREGGGGGGKTYSSHHHHHLGRGGGGSGGGGVVEREIAGKEPSANKRSFSSQRPGMERQNRRVNAGGPGGGGGGRGPRGPPGGGSGGPGNGGGNRGEKRGNWPSPKNRK, from the exons ATGTCAGAGCGCTCTGGGCAAACTGCAAAGGGGAAGGAAGGCAAAACCAAGTATGCGTCTCTCAACCTGTTTGATACATACAAAGGAAAGAGCCTTGAAACACAAAAGCCTGTTG TTCCCCCCCGCCATGGCCTGCAGTCTCTTGGTAAAGTTGCCTCCGCACGGCGTATGCCACCCCCTGCGAACCTGCCCAGTCTgaaggcagagaacaaaggCAACGACCCCAACGTCTCGCTCGTTCCCAAAGACGGCACAGGATGGGCAAGCAAACAGGAACTAGCAGACCCAAAGAG TACCGATGCATTGTCAGCACCGCAGCCGGAATCGCAGCAGCCTGTGGCTTCACAGACACCTGCACCGACCCGCCCGAGAACCCCGCCAGCTTCAGAG GCTCTGGCCCCAGCTTCAACCCAGGCCGTAGGGGCAAGGTCCTGGGCACAGGCCAGTGTTACACATGGAACACAAGGGGATG gtggaAAGGGATCAAACCTACCGTCGCCATTCTCTCGCGAGGAATTTCCCACCCTGCAGGCGGCTGGCGACCAGGACAGAGCTGGCAGAGAACAGGGCACTGCAGATCAGTGGTATGGGCCCGGACCAAGCCTCCGCCCCCCGA aCGTTACAAGTTGGCGGGACGGTGGGGGCCGAGCCCTGGCGCCCACCCTGTCTGGGGAGGGGGCAGCAGAGGGTGGCACTGGTGGGGCTTTGGTGATAGATGGGGCAGCTGGGGTCCCCCCTCCAAACTCCCAGACCCACGGGCCACCTAGGAACCCTCCTGCAGGCAGCCCCGCCTTGCCTCTGCCCCAGCCCCCTGTGGGGCCTGGGTTCCCCCCTTACCGAGGGATTATGCCTCCCTTT aTGTATCCTCCCTATCTGCCTTTCCCGGCTCCCTATGGTCCTCAAGGGCCCTACAGGTACCCGCCACCTGGGGAAGGGCCAGCTCCAAG GTTCTCACGTGGGCAGGGAGGTCCTGACAGCAGGCCTCAGGGCAGCCCACGTGATGCAGGTGGAGAGGTGGTGAAGCGACCCTCTATCCTGAAGCAGGACGACCTAAAGGAGCTAGACGAGCTGGACCACGATGGAGACGAGGGCTGGGCAG GGGCTCATGAGGAGATTGATTACTCTGCCAAGTTGAAGTTTAGTGAtgatgaaggagaggaagaggcgGAAGACGACAGAACCGAGAGCAAGGATGACTTGCG tgagcagcagaggtCCCAGGATGCCCCACCTGCAACCTCACGTTCTCGAGCCTCGGACAGCGGGGGAGACACCCGCCGCACCCCTCCCTCTAATGTTGACAATGGCCCCCAACCTCCCTCCAGCAAGCCAGGATGGGCCGAGGAGGGAGGCAGTGGTTGGGTGGGCCAGGGAGCACCATCCAACTACCAG GGGCGCAGGCCTGGATTGGGTGGTCCCCGGGAGCAGCCCTCCCCCCCACCTGGGCCGCTCCTCGGACAAGGGCCCTACTCCTTTTACCGACAG GACCGGCCCCACAACCAGGGTGTGTCTCTAGGCCCTGGTAAACCTGGTCCCACCCAGCATCAGCCAGCAGCAGGAGGCCCTACTGCTCCTTCCCAGCCAGGTGTGCTGGTCCATGGGGCCCAGggggatgatgaggatgagacTTGGCGTCAGCGCAGGAAGCAATCCTCCTCTGagatctctgctgctgtggagcgAGCCCGTCGCCGCCGCGAGGAGGAAGAGCgtaggatggaggaggagaggcgtGCTGCTTGTGCCGAGAAGCTAAAGAGGCTGGATgagaagcagcaacagcagcagggcAGCAACGTAGGAGGTGGTGGTAGCAGCAGTAAAACCCCCAGCCTTGATGGAAACTCTACAGTTGCCACAGCAGGCAGTCCGAGTCCATCTATTTCAGCTTCTGCCTCCTCCCCCAACATCAGCCAGCCTCCATCACCCTGTGTGGACCCTGAGGAGCCCCCAGTGCTGGCTGTCCAGCCAGGCACTGGTCCTGTGGTCAGTGACAGGCAGCGAgccaacagcaacagcagctatGACTCTAGTGCAG ATGTCCAGCAGTGCCCCCCGCCAGCTGtgtcacagccacagcagcccACGCTGGATGTACCTTTACCAGTGGAGAGTAAGGAAGAGACAACAGTCAGTCCTCACATTCGTGCAGGAAGTGGAAGTGAAAGAGGAGTTGACCCAGTAAAGATTGAGAATATCGGTGGGACAGCAGGTCGTCAGGCCAGTGGTCCCCCTGGCCAGGGTTATTCAAAGTACCAGAAGTCTCTTCCACCACGAtttcagaggcagcagcag cttctgaagcagcagcagcagtggcagcagcaacaacagcagcagcagcaacagcacagcCAGGCATCACAAAGCCAGCTGTCCCCTCAGCCCCAGCCTCCTCAGGGTCCTTCACCAGGTTCGACACCCCAGGCAGGACCTGGTCCCAAGCAGGGTGGACCCCTGTTTCAGCCCAGCAATATGGTTCGACCTCCACCCCTGCCAATGAATTTCGACCCTCGCTGGATGATGATGCCCTACATGGACCCTCGCATGATGCAGGGCCGCCCTCCACCCATGGACTACTATTCAGCTGGCATGCACCCGTCTG GGCTCATTGGGCGTGAGCGGTCTGATTCAGGAGGATCCGGTTCAGACCCCTTCGACAGGCAACAGCAGCATCCAGGGCACCCTCACCGTGGGACCCCCCCTATGGATCCTAAGTTGGCCTGGGGGCCAGAGGTATTCCCTGGCGGAGGGGAGGGCCGTGGGCTAACCTCCCCACTGAGGCAGAAGCAGGCATTGGAGGATGATGATGTGTCCAAAGGACCAAG GAGTGACACTCCTCCACACCGCATGCGAGAGGGTGGATTAGGACCCATCCAGCAACCCATCTCCAGCTCTGGGACAACCAATCagacccctcctcctcctgttggcACTCAAGTGGGCACCCAGGGAGGTAGCCACCACCCTCATCACTACATGGGTGGGCGGGGCAATTACAGCAACTTCCCTGACCAGGGTGCAAGGATGCAACCccatcagcagcaacagcagagggCGAGTGAAAGGGGAAACCAGCCACATGGCTTCAGCCACCAGGATGAAGGGCCTCCCCGAGGATCTCAGCAGGGCCAGATATGGGGAGCCCCACACCCGCACTATGATCGTAATGGTCGTGCAGACCTCCCACCTGTTGAGGGCAACTCTCACCTCCACCATCATCACAGCCACCACCCTCAGCAGCCTCACTTCCCTCTCCACTCCCATAAGCCGGAGAACACCCGGGACAGGGTTGTTGAGGCCCCTGCTAAGAAGACGGactcctctccccctcttcacCAACCTTCCCTCTCAtcttcctgctcttcttcctcctcctcttcatctgcaAGGGAAGATGGGAGTGTCAAAGTTGCCCTGCATCATCACCCATCTCAGAGAGAGGGTGAAGCTGGTATCGGGCACAGTCTTGGAGAAAGAGGGAACAGTGGTAATGCTGGCAGTAACAGTCatgtgaaacaggaaaaaacaggCCCAGCATATGCTCCCCATACCTCCATGACTTCTAGTCCACCTCCCTCTCAACATGGCAGTCATActcagcctcagcagcagcagcagcatccccatcctaaaccaaaccaaagagGGGGCCGGGAGCATAAGACAGAGACCCAATGGGGTCCACGCCCTGGCAGTAATATGGGTGGAGGGTCCTCTCATGGCAGGAGGGCCAACAATGCAGGAGGTGGTAACAGTGGCCGTGGAGGGGAGGACTCCTCCAACATTCCATCAGACCACAAATCCTCCAACCAAACAGGAGGCAGCAATGCCAGCAAGAGGGCTGGCCCCATCAAGAAGCCAGTGCTgaaggagatgaagagagagggaggggaagctgatggaggagaaaaaacaaacccagGTTTTGGGAAAGATAAAGACCAAGATGGTGGACATCCGGCCTCCACAAAGCAGGAAGCCTCCTCCATCTCCCAGAACACATCAGCTCCATCTAAAGATGAGCCTGCCCAGACAGCCAAACCCAGGAACGGAGGAAAAGAACGATCctcaggaggaggtgggggaggctCAGGTAGAGGGCCGAAAGATGTGGACACCACTTCTTCAGGATTTTCAGGGTCCTCCTCAAGAAGGGACAGAGACCGCTCCTTTGAAAGAGGAGGTAACACCTCCCACCACCATGGAGTCCCTGCCAAAGGCAGCAGAGCCAGTCGTGGACGAGGGGGAGAGTTCTATGGGCGTGGACGTGGTTACCGGGGCACCTACACAGCCAGTGCTGGGGCCACTGGTAGCAGTCGGGGCAGAATGGGTGGAAGGAGTGGCAGAGACTACCGCTCATCTGTTGGTGGTGGCCATCACCAGGAGTCAAAGGGTGAGGGGACCGGCGGCAGGCATGGTCAGGATCGGTCCCAGCATAACCCAGCCAGGGCCAGGAACCGTAGCGAAACCCGCAGTGAGGGTTCGGAATATGAGGAAATCCCCaagagacggagggagagggGTTCAGAGACTGGCAGTGAGAGTGGTGCAAGTGACCTCGGTCACTCAGACAAGGAAGACAACCAGAAACCCAACACAAAGAATGGCTCCGATAATGCGAACACCACTGGCAGCGGCATCATGTCATCTGCACCACCCAGAGGTTCCCAGGCCCGTGTCTTCACCCCCAGGGGTGTGCCCTCTAGGAGGGGCAGGGGTGGAGGCAGTGGAGGAGGAACCATTTACAGGAGTAGTGGCAATGTTGGAGGAACACCTGGGGGACACCGGGTTGGACCCAGTTCAGGCTCTCACGGTGGGTCCTCCAAGTCATCAGCCTCAGCCCGGAAACAGCAAGGCCCACCACAAACCTCTGGGCCCAAAGACCTTGGACGGGGAGGAAATGGTGGAGAGAAGAAGGACAAGATAGCTGATTCAAGTCAAACTCAAACTCAGGGGACTAATCCCCCTCAGCCGTCTTTGCCTGCTACAGCTCCTGCCACTCTAGGTTCCACTGAAAATGGAGGGGTTGTGACCCAGCAAGCTTCAACCAACTCTACGTCAAACGCTGGAGGGCCGAATGCACTCCCTCTTCCCGCTAACCGTGGGTTCCCTCCAAGTGGGTTTGAGCGACCCCCTAGACGTCGCCGTCATGGACGTTCCCAGCACCAGCAGGACAAGCCGCCCCGCTTCCGGAAACTGAAGGAGCGAGAGAATGCTGCGCGAATCAACGGAGGAGTTGGGGTCATCGGGGGTGGGAGACCCTCATCTCCTTCCCTGAATTCAGTTCAGGACAGTAACGGAGCCCCCATCCCTGCTCCCATGACGGGCAATGCCCAAAATGCTAACCACAACGCCACACTAACCACCAACAGTAACAGTGGCGGAGGGCATCTTGGCAATGCAAATagtcaccaccatcaccactacAACCAGGGCAATGCTGGGCCAACCCACCCCCAGCACCATCACAGCCATGGTGCAAAGTCCCCTGACTTCACCAACCAGAACTCAGACCAGGCCAACGAGGAGTGGGAGACCGCCTCTGAGAGCAGCGACTTCACAGAGttcagagacagggagggaggaggaggaggagggaaaacatATTCTtctcaccatcaccaccacctgggaaggggaggagggggcagtGGAGGCGGTGGTGTGGTGGAGCGTGAGATAGCGGGAAAAGAGCCCTCAGCGAATAAGAGAAGCTTCTCAAGCCAGCGTCCTGGCATGGAGCGACAGAACCGGAGGGTCAACGCTGGAGGACCTGGAGGcggagggggaggcagaggcCCACGCGGCCCACCCGGTGGTGGCTCCGGTGGACCTGGTAATGGGGGTGGCAACCGCGGGGAGAAACGTGGCAACTGGCCCTCTCCAAAAAATAGGAAATga